GGGCCTAGTTCAATCATCTGATCGCCAGTCGCCCTTTCCAGCTCTCCCGTTGGCCAGCAGTCATCAGGCTCGCCCAACCTCACCACAGCAAAGCTCCTGTTGCGGCCATCGGGAAGCATtccgcatcatcattattatcatcatcatcatcactcatcaAGGTCATTATCATCACCGATTCAGAAGGTGAAACAGTCACCAATAGATCTCAACACCGAGACTGCGGTCGTCGGGAATAGTAGAAGTCTACTGCTTGTGCGGAGACCTTACATTTTACAAAGCATGTACTGAATCAGATGCTGAGGTATGTAGCAGCCTTGTCCAACTAATTCCTTTGCTGCCTCGACCTGGAATCGACGACGCACTACTTCCTCCCCCCTCCTTAACAACCTATTTCCCCTCTCGTCGCCTTTTGCCCTTCTGTTTTCAATCTGAGTCATATGACGAATAACTGATTATCTTGCAGCCTATCGATGACCACCTTTTATACTCACCCCGCTCGAAATAGTATCCTTTCCAACGTTATGCTATCGGAACGGCATCGTCATCGTGCAGCTGTGGCTTGATTTCTCGCTCCCAGCACTCTCCACTCTTATCGGACATACCATCTTGGGCTTCCCTGGTATCTGAATTTGATAGTGGAATCGCTCTTTTTGACACACCTTCTGTCCATCCGGAAGCGACACTGACTCGTCCTGTGCGAGGGGGAAATACAGCTGTCGATTAGCCGAAGCGTTACTATACACCTCCATACCTGTGCGGGCGACGATCACAAGCTTGAAGACGTTAACTAAATTGCCGTCGAGAAAGTCTATCTTTTTCAGTCGGCGCTAGACAGATTATCATCATCCCGTGCCCAAGCTCCTCGGGAGCCTAGTCCAGTTGTGCAATAGTCAGCTGGCCCTCCTGGGCTTGATCCTATCAAGAGCCAGTTCTATTATTTGATTTTCCTTCTCTCTGTGGCTGCGTTGCATTCGCACACCCCCATTCTTGATTCCTGCAGATCATCTGCACGCACATACTGGTTTCCGTCGTGCATAGTCCCTGCAGGCTTCTCCTTAGCTTGGAAATCTACTGCGGCTTCTTCAGCGGTCTGCGAGACGCTTACCTTTCTAGTTGTAACAATCTGCAACGGGATCCCCTCCCTCCTCACCATCATTCTGGGTAGGTGACAGAAATTGACGAGGCAGAAAGACTGAGTCGACTCAAGGGTCATGGCTACGACTTCGTTCCGAGATTCTGTCAACTCATTGGGCTGGTCTCGAAGAGATGCGGATCTACCAGCTCGTACTAACACATCGTCCACCCCCTTCCTCTCGAAATTACAGTCACTAAATCCGTTCGGCCAAGGAGAGGGCTATTTGCGGCTGCCCACCCACGAAGCTCCAGgagctcctcttccagccCCAACTCGAcgggaggaggaagaaggttTTTTTGCCCGTAAGTCATCCTCGCTCATGACCGAAATATCCGGATCACCGCCCTCTTGTGTAGGTTACTTCTCCTGGTCCAGGTGACTGGGACTCAGTTCCTGCATGTAGGTCGGGTTCACGCAACGTCTAGTGGCTGCGGATACCTTTATTTGGGTTGAGTTCTTCAAGCGTACTGATCAACGTTGTCCTCGCTAGTAAGCCGATGGGATCGGATGCTCATATTCATCGCCTGCAACCTCGGTGCCGCAGTGTGCTTCATgatttgctttttcctttttcccgTGCTATCGTTGAAACCCCGCAAGTTTGCCATTTTGTAAGTGCCATTTCAGAATCCGCTAGTGACTATTATCCACCCTATGCCCGCCTTGCATTCTTCCCAGCACCCTTAATGGAGGAGCACAAGGTGGCGCAGCCGTTGTCATGCCGTGGCTGGCGTGTGGTACCCACTGCTGTGACTTATGATATCACGGTCTCTGTGCACCCACAAGAATATCTTGGTTCCGAGCCTTGGACTGACTCCAGCCGGTTATGATTTTAGATGGTCTGTCGGTTCTCTGCTCTTTCTACTATCATGGGCTGTCCTCATGGGACCCCTGGTCTACGCTAAACATTTGGTCTCGGGATCACGGCTACCGTTTACTGCCGCCTATTTTGGCTCGATTGCCATGACTCTCTACTTCGCTATCGGAGTAAGTTCCTTGATTTCCTCGTCTCTATGTGCCATTCCTGCCACGATGACCGGGATTGGCGGCTTGATAATTTCCCCCCTTGCCGTAAATAAATTGCTGTGCGTATGCAAGTCAGCGTTCTCATTCCTCCAATAACATCACTCTGCACCTTCACTTCCCTTGTTATGAGCTCTCGGCCTTGTGGTTACATCGTACAGACCTCGCTTCGGGCCATGCCCCTAATTGTTGACTGCTTC
The DNA window shown above is from Aspergillus fumigatus Af293 chromosome 1, whole genome shotgun sequence and carries:
- a CDS encoding putative Golgi traffic protein SFT2, with translation MATTSFRDSVNSLGWSRRDADLPARTNTSSTPFLSKLQSLNPFGQGEGYLRLPTHEAPGAPLPAPTRREEEEGFFALSRWDRMLIFIACNLGAAVCFMICFFLFPVLSLKPRKFAILWSVGSLLFLLSWAVLMGPLVYAKHLVSGSRLPFTAAYFGSIAMTLYFAIGLHSTLLTLISSIFQLAALAWYLVSYFPMGSTGLQFMGRFGAQRVGAWMTS